From one Streptomyces sp. N50 genomic stretch:
- a CDS encoding DinB family protein produces MIASNLDYHRATFLWKCEGLSDARLRLRPVGSSALTLLGLMRHLQGVERAWFQRTLAGTAPDFFPYRTYATADGGEWYDESDATPARDVYADYLKACEESRQVFARVTVDLARIVPNPEFGDTDARFVLEHVIEEYARHGGHADLLREAIDGTTGE; encoded by the coding sequence GTGATCGCCTCGAATCTCGACTACCACCGAGCGACCTTCCTGTGGAAGTGCGAGGGTCTCTCGGATGCACGGCTGCGGCTACGCCCCGTGGGATCCTCGGCGTTGACCCTGCTGGGGCTGATGCGCCATCTGCAGGGGGTCGAACGGGCCTGGTTCCAGCGGACGTTGGCCGGCACGGCGCCTGACTTCTTCCCGTATCGGACCTATGCCACCGCTGACGGCGGGGAGTGGTACGACGAGTCGGACGCCACGCCGGCCAGGGACGTCTACGCGGACTACTTGAAGGCGTGCGAGGAGTCGCGGCAGGTGTTCGCGAGGGTGACCGTCGACCTCGCGCGCATCGTGCCGAACCCGGAATTCGGTGACACCGACGCGCGGTTCGTCCTTGAGCATGTGATTGAGGAGTACGCCCGCCACGGCGGCCACGCGGATCTCCTCCGTG